In Sardina pilchardus chromosome 10, fSarPil1.1, whole genome shotgun sequence, one genomic interval encodes:
- the ctsh gene encoding pro-cathepsin H: MWTTVFVLFFAVWKVSLSTPEVTAEEEHDFKIWMSKYNKKYDLIEYYQRLKIFTENKKVIETHNAGNHSFTMGFNQFSDMTFAEFRKYFLLKEPQNCSATHGNHAGGKGPYPDSIDWRKKGNYVTHVKNQGGCGSCWTFSTTGCLESVTAISTGKLLYLSEQQLVDCAQDFNNHGCNGGLPSQAFEYIMYNKGLMTEDDYPYEGVDDDCRFKPNLAAAFVKEVVNITKYEEMEMVDAVANHNPVSFAYEVTGDFMHYKSGVYTSTKCHNTTDMVNHAVLAVGYGVENGLPYWIVKNSWGTEWGLDGYFYIEQGKNMCGLAACASYPVV; the protein is encoded by the exons ATGTGGACGACAGTGTTTGTCTTATTCTTCGCTGTGTGGAAAGTCTCTCTTTCTACACCTGAAGTAACAGCAGAGG AGGAACATGACTTCAAGATATGGATGTCCAAG TACAACAAAAAATATGACTTGATTGAGTATTACCAGCGCCTGAAGATATTCACTGAGAACAAGAAGGTGATTGAGACCCATAATGCAGGGAATCACTCATTCACAA TGGGGTTCAACCAGTTCTCTGATATGACCTTTGCTGAATTCCGGAAGTACTTCCTCTTGAAAGAACCCCAG AACTGCTCTGCCACTCACGGGAACCATGCAGGAGGAAAGGGACCTTATCCTGATTCTATTGACTGGAGAAAGAAGGGGAATTATGTGACACATGTAAAAAATCAG GGGGGGTGTGGAAGCTGTTGGACATTCTCAACCACAGGCTGTTTGGAATCTGTAACTGCTATTTCCACTGGAAAGCTACTGTATCTG TCTGAGCAACAGTTGGTAGACTGTGCCCAGGACTTCAACAACCATGGCTGTAATGG TGGACTTCCCAGTCAAGCTTTTGAGTACATCATGTATAATAAAGGATTGATGACAGAAGATGACTACCCTTATGAAGGCGTT GATGACGACTGTAGATTTAAACCTAATCTGGCTGCTGCTTTCGTGAAGGAAGTGGTCAACATTACAAAG TatgaagagatggagatggtggATGCAGTTGCCAATCACAATCCTGTCAGCTTTGCCTATGAGGTAACTGGTGATTTCATGCACTACAAAAGTGGTGTTTACACAAG CACTAAGTGTCACAACACCACAGACATGGTGAATCATGCGGTGTTGGCCGTAGGCTATGGAGTGGAGAATGGACTTCCTTACTGGATCGTCAAGAACTCCTGGGGAACCGAATGGGGACTGGATGG GTACTTCTACATTGAGCAAGGAAAGAACATGTGTGGCCTGGCAGCTTGTGCTTCTTACCCTGTGGTGTGA